A window of Aigarchaeota archaeon contains these coding sequences:
- a CDS encoding thiamine pyrophosphate-dependent enzyme, with protein sequence MSVTKYRTIKDVPREEFLVPGTPLCAGCGALLVMRLFHKALGGDVVWVNAAGCITLMATFPYTPLRSSWFYTAMPSAPAGAQGIRDALDILIKKGKLDPSENLKVVVITGDGAASDIGLQSTSGAIHRGLDFFYLCVDNEAYGNTGFQASSSSPIGSGTATTKPTPLYPMGNVLPKKDLFEIWRSHKPPYVATISPSHVVDALRKVEKALNFKGPKLFLALCPCPTGWGMEPSESVKLARLAVEAGIWPLKEAVYGEVTHTYIPLKRRPVEDYLKAQRRFAHLFKPVKNEGIIAEIQRQVDEYWSKVER encoded by the coding sequence ATGAGCGTCACGAAGTATAGAACAATAAAGGACGTGCCTAGGGAAGAATTCCTTGTACCAGGAACGCCGCTCTGTGCTGGGTGTGGAGCTCTACTCGTCATGAGGCTTTTTCACAAGGCGCTAGGTGGTGATGTGGTCTGGGTAAACGCAGCTGGTTGTATAACCTTAATGGCAACGTTTCCGTATACACCACTCAGGTCTTCATGGTTTTACACCGCGATGCCCTCCGCGCCGGCCGGTGCACAAGGCATAAGGGACGCATTAGACATACTCATCAAAAAGGGCAAACTGGACCCATCAGAGAACCTTAAGGTTGTAGTTATAACGGGAGATGGTGCTGCCTCGGACATAGGTCTACAATCAACCTCGGGAGCCATACATAGAGGCTTAGATTTCTTCTATCTATGCGTCGACAACGAGGCGTACGGTAACACTGGTTTTCAAGCCTCCTCGTCTTCGCCAATAGGTAGCGGAACTGCGACCACAAAGCCCACACCTTTATATCCTATGGGGAACGTTCTTCCCAAGAAGGACCTATTCGAGATATGGCGAAGCCATAAGCCACCGTACGTTGCGACGATATCACCCTCTCACGTGGTTGACGCGCTCAGAAAGGTTGAGAAAGCACTTAACTTCAAAGGACCGAAACTTTTCTTGGCCTTGTGTCCATGTCCTACAGGCTGGGGCATGGAACCTTCGGAATCTGTAAAGTTGGCTAGGCTTGCCGTCGAGGCTGGAATATGGCCGTTAAAGGAGGCTGTTTATGGTGAGGTGACACATACATACATTCCGTTAAAAAGAAGGCCTGTTGAAGATTACTTGAAAGCCCAAAGAAGGTTCGCCCACCTGTTTAAACCGGTAAAGAACGAAGGCATTATAGCCGAAATACAGAGGCAAGTAGACGAATACTGGAGCAAGGTAGAGCGCTAA